One region of Chthoniobacterales bacterium genomic DNA includes:
- a CDS encoding CvpA family protein, translating to MPEASPFWQNAFLGFLILLVAWSVWAGWRAGVVREALALGGMFAGGFAGLAAGGAVGPLLGKVFPVPGLVIGVVVGLVVGIGVYLGAWVLGAVLFKRTAQQPSFLLRMVFGGGGALVGLFVGVTLVWGALLFVRGLGGFYEGTLEPAAARSPHIPPAGATTKALVKLKRSIEAGSTGQQLVSMDVMPDEFYRIFDKLGQVAVRPDALRRLADYPPVVELLNDPRIVAIASDPETADAAREQGIAALMKNPHILQAANDPALIAKVQKLDIEKALDFALAAPAHPAKKSPVSP from the coding sequence ATGCCTGAGGCCTCGCCATTCTGGCAGAACGCGTTTCTGGGATTCCTGATCCTGCTCGTGGCCTGGTCCGTGTGGGCCGGCTGGCGGGCGGGTGTCGTGCGCGAGGCGCTGGCGCTGGGCGGAATGTTTGCCGGCGGGTTCGCCGGGCTGGCCGCCGGCGGCGCGGTCGGGCCTCTTCTGGGCAAAGTTTTCCCCGTGCCCGGGCTGGTGATTGGCGTGGTGGTAGGCCTCGTCGTCGGCATCGGCGTCTATCTTGGCGCGTGGGTGCTCGGGGCCGTGTTGTTCAAACGCACCGCGCAACAGCCGTCGTTTCTGCTGCGGATGGTCTTCGGCGGCGGCGGCGCGCTGGTCGGATTGTTCGTCGGCGTGACGCTCGTGTGGGGCGCGCTGCTTTTCGTGCGCGGGCTGGGGGGCTTTTACGAAGGCACGCTCGAGCCGGCGGCTGCGCGCAGCCCGCACATTCCGCCGGCGGGTGCGACGACGAAGGCGCTGGTGAAGTTGAAGCGCTCGATCGAGGCCGGCTCCACCGGGCAGCAGCTCGTCTCGATGGACGTGATGCCGGACGAGTTCTACCGCATTTTCGACAAGCTGGGCCAGGTTGCCGTCCGGCCCGACGCCCTGCGCCGGCTCGCTGACTATCCGCCCGTCGTCGAGCTGCTGAACGACCCGCGCATCGTCGCGATCGCGAGCGATCCCGAGACCGCGGACGCCGCGCGCGAGCAGGGAATCGCTGCGCTGATGAAGAATCCGCACATCCTCCAGGCCGCCAACGATCCCGCCTTGATCGCAAAGGTCCAAAAGCTTGATATCGAAAAGGCGCTCGATTTCGCGCTCGCCGCGCCCGCGCACCCTGCCAAAAAATCTCCCGTTTCTCCGTAA
- the gatB gene encoding Asp-tRNA(Asn)/Glu-tRNA(Gln) amidotransferase subunit GatB, which produces MPNDYIATIGLEVHVQLKTRSKMFCGCAVEYGAEPNTNVCPVCLGMPGALPVMNEEALKLTALAGLMLGCEIAPRCKFDRKNYFYPDMPKNYQISQYDLPICLNGAVPLHDLAYPKDAQKTIATPDKKVRLTRIHLEEDVAKSFHTENGTGIDFNRAGTPLMEIVSEAEIASAEEAFAYLTVLQQVMIYGGVSDADMEKGQLRCDVNVSVRRAGTDKWGTKIELKNLNSISGVRRALLFEIPRQIDVLEAGGKLDQETRRWDDALGETTLMRIKESAHDYRYFPDPDLLPVRTEGIVTAARDRMPELPWDKRARFIADYGVSSYDAGVLANDLDLAAYFETAAKGAKKPKNIANWILNDLQSTLSAESLTISDCPIPPAALDELVNLIDSGTINGKQGKEVFAEMFATKKPAAVIVEEKGMKQVSDTGAIEALCDQAIANSERAVAEYKAGKLAAINAIKGQVMKLSKGQANPVLVGEILERKLAS; this is translated from the coding sequence ATGCCCAACGACTACATCGCCACCATCGGACTCGAGGTCCACGTTCAGCTCAAGACGCGCAGCAAGATGTTCTGCGGTTGCGCGGTCGAGTATGGCGCCGAGCCGAATACGAACGTCTGCCCGGTCTGCCTCGGCATGCCCGGCGCCCTGCCGGTGATGAACGAGGAGGCGCTGAAGCTCACGGCGCTCGCCGGCCTCATGCTCGGCTGCGAGATCGCGCCGCGCTGCAAATTCGACCGGAAGAATTATTTCTACCCGGACATGCCGAAGAACTACCAGATCTCGCAATACGACCTGCCGATCTGCCTGAACGGCGCCGTGCCGCTGCACGATCTCGCGTATCCGAAGGACGCGCAGAAGACGATCGCCACGCCGGACAAGAAAGTCCGCCTTACCCGCATTCACCTCGAGGAAGACGTCGCCAAGAGCTTCCACACGGAGAATGGCACGGGCATCGATTTCAATCGCGCCGGCACGCCGCTCATGGAAATCGTCTCCGAGGCGGAGATTGCCTCGGCCGAGGAAGCCTTCGCGTATCTCACCGTGCTCCAGCAGGTGATGATCTACGGCGGCGTGAGCGACGCCGACATGGAGAAGGGCCAGCTCCGCTGCGACGTGAATGTTTCCGTGCGCCGCGCCGGCACCGATAAATGGGGCACGAAGATCGAGCTCAAGAATCTCAACTCGATCAGCGGCGTGCGCCGCGCGCTGCTGTTTGAAATCCCCCGCCAGATCGACGTGCTCGAGGCGGGCGGCAAGCTCGATCAGGAGACCCGCCGCTGGGACGACGCCCTCGGCGAGACGACGCTCATGCGCATCAAGGAATCCGCGCACGATTACCGCTATTTCCCCGATCCCGATCTGCTGCCCGTTCGCACCGAGGGAATCGTGACCGCCGCGCGCGACCGCATGCCCGAGCTGCCGTGGGACAAACGCGCCCGGTTCATTGCCGACTACGGCGTGAGTTCCTACGACGCCGGAGTGCTCGCGAACGATCTCGACCTCGCCGCGTATTTCGAGACGGCGGCGAAGGGCGCGAAGAAGCCGAAGAATATCGCGAACTGGATCCTCAACGACCTCCAGAGCACGCTCTCCGCGGAGAGCCTCACGATCAGCGATTGCCCGATTCCGCCCGCGGCGCTCGACGAGCTCGTGAATCTCATCGATTCCGGCACGATCAATGGCAAGCAGGGCAAGGAAGTCTTTGCCGAGATGTTTGCGACGAAGAAGCCGGCCGCGGTGATCGTCGAGGAGAAGGGCATGAAACAGGTGAGCGACACCGGCGCGATCGAGGCGCTCTGCGATCAGGCGATCGCAAACAGCGAACGCGCGGTCGCCGAATACAAGGCCGGCAAGCTGGCTGCGATCAATGCGATCAAGGGCCAGGTGATGAAGCTCTCCAAGGGCCAGGCAAATCCCGTGCTCGTGGGCGAGATCCTCGAGCGGAAACTCGCCAGCTAG